Proteins co-encoded in one Euleptes europaea isolate rEulEur1 chromosome 1, rEulEur1.hap1, whole genome shotgun sequence genomic window:
- the LOC130493303 gene encoding zinc finger protein 16-like, whose product MSLQQEQKKAKKRNECPVCGQIFSHKSSLVTHQRIHTGEKPYQCVECGKRFNRRTRLTSHQRLHTGEKLYNCPDCSKSFCEKSSLKAHQRIHTGEKPYKCLSCGKSFSRSSNLITHQRIHTRQKPRKRCKNSKVLSLQSSFPSHERIQTGSDLCNTTHFSGNIGDLSGQLRPEDMYLGEEMYKCFDCGESFNESSSLFIHQTIHLDEKPYSLCDGGFCDESSLMTHQGIHAGEKIYKCTDCEKSFSRSWSLITHQRYHRGEKPYKCTDCSESFCDKSGLVRHQRIHTGEKLYKCFICGKSFNQSTNLFTHQRIHTGEKPYKCIDCGKSFNQSSHLIRHQRLHTGEKPYKCSECGKSFTQSPNLIRHWKIHARENT is encoded by the coding sequence ATGTCACTCcagcaagaacaaaaaaaagcaaagaaaaggaATGAGTGTCCCGTTTGCGGGCAAATCTTCAGTCACAAATCCAGCCTTGTTActcatcagagaatccacacaggtgaAAAACCCTATCAGTGTGTagaatgtggaaagaggttcAACCGAAGGACACGACTCACTTCGCATCAGAGgctccacacgggggagaagctgTACAACTGTCCGGACTGTAGCAAGAGCTTCTGTGAAAAATCAAGCCTCAAAgcacaccagagaatccacacgggagagaaaccgTACAAATGCCTGagctgtggaaagagcttcagccGTAGCTCGAATCTGATTActcaccagagaatccacaccagGCAGAAACCCCGCAAGCGCTGCAAAAACAGCAAAGTCCTTTCTTTGCAATCTAGCTTCCCTTCCCATGAGAGAATTCAAACAGGAAGCGACCTGTGTAATACCACACACTTTAGCGGGAATATTGGTGATCTGTCGGGCCAACTCAGGCCTGAGGATATGTATCTGGGGGAAGAGATGTATAAATGTTTTGACTGCGGGGAAAGTTTTAACGAGAGTTCAAGCCTTTTTATACACCAAACAATTCATTTAGATGAGAAGCCCTACAGCCTCTGTGATGGTGGATTTTGTGATGAATCTAGTCTAATGACTCATCAGGGAATCCATGCAGGAGAGAAAATTTACAAATGCACCGATTGTGAGAAGAGTTTCAGTCGTAGCTGGAGCCTCATTACTCATCAGAGATACCACAGAGGGGAAAAACCATACAAATGCACAGACTGCAGTGAAAGCTTTTGTGACAAGTCGGGCCTAGTCaggcaccagagaatccacacgggagagaaacTGTACAAATGCTTCATCTGTGGCAAAAGCTTCAACCAGAGCACCAACCTTTTTActcaccagagaatccacacgggcgagaaaccatacaaatgcatCGATTGTGGCAAAAGCTTTAACCAGAGTTCTCATCTGATCAGGCATCAGAGgctccacacaggagagaaaccgtacaAGTGCTCggaatgtgggaaaagcttcacgcAGAGTCCAAATCTCATTAGGCACTGGAAAATCCATGCCCGTGAGAACACATag